Proteins encoded in a region of the Uloborus diversus isolate 005 chromosome 1, Udiv.v.3.1, whole genome shotgun sequence genome:
- the LOC129219957 gene encoding cuticle protein 10.9-like, which translates to MFKRKTSTFIILVLTNFATNVLCIGHPSSNLGEYGGQNIPPKPYAFNYHVADDHGNVQFRREQADSSGIVSGSYGYMNINGLYRTVDYISDKTGFKAQVKTNEPGVGTGPGPADVEIKAKPVPAGLQDMYQRNPMPSLPSGYPGKKG; encoded by the exons ATGTTCAAGCGGAAGACATCAACTTTT ATCATACTGGTTCTGACAAATTTTGCAACAAACGTGCTGTGTATTGGACATCCATCTTCTAACTTGGGAGAATATGGCGGTCAAAAC ATTCCACCGAAACCTTACGCCTTCAATTACCACGTTGCCGATGACCATGGAAATGTGCAATTCAGAAGAGAGCAGGCGGACTCATCTGGAATAGTGAGTGGTTCCTACGGCTACATGAACATCAACGGATTGTATAGAACTGTCGATTATATCTCAGATAAAACCGGATTTAAGGCACAGGTCAAGACCAACGAGCCTGGAGTCGGAACCGGACCAGGTCCGGCTGATGTAGAAATCAAAGCTAAGCCTGTTCCTGCTGGACTTCAGGATATGTACCAGAGAAATCCCATGCCATCTTTGCCATCCGGCTACCCTGGAAAAAAGGGTTGA